A genomic segment from Planifilum fulgidum encodes:
- the greA gene encoding transcription elongation factor GreA, which produces MIQKKEVLLTEEGLEKVMEELEYLKTHKRHQVAQRLKEAISQGDLSENSEYDAAKEEQAFIESRIITLENMIRNAKIIDQNGDKNFVSVGAKVTIQELPDGEVETYTIVGSAESDPLSQKISNESPIGSALIGKRVGDVVNVPAPDGMIQFKILKIE; this is translated from the coding sequence ATGATCCAGAAAAAAGAGGTACTCTTGACCGAAGAAGGCCTTGAAAAAGTGATGGAGGAGCTTGAATACCTGAAAACCCACAAGCGGCATCAGGTGGCTCAACGTCTGAAGGAAGCCATTTCTCAGGGGGATCTCAGCGAAAACTCCGAGTATGATGCGGCCAAGGAAGAACAGGCCTTTATCGAATCCCGGATCATTACGCTGGAGAACATGATCCGGAATGCGAAGATCATCGATCAGAACGGGGATAAAAACTTCGTTTCCGTCGGTGCCAAGGTGACCATCCAGGAATTGCCCGACGGCGAGGTGGAGACATATACGATCGTCGGAAGCGCCGAATCGGATCCCTTGTCCCAGAAGATCTCCAACGAATCGCCGATCGGATCCGCGCTGATCGGAAAGCGGGTGGGGGATGTCGTCAACGTTCCCGCACCGGATGGAATGATCCAGTTCAAGATTTTGAAAATCGAATAA